The sequence AATTGCATCAGTTTGACAATCCCGGTCGCCCACTTAAATGAACTTCTGTATGTGTggtaaaaaaaatagatggagtgggcctttcaaaaataaacaaaagaattACATGGAGTCACCTGATCTTTGGCTGAGGCACGTGCAGTGGGACCTGCCAGTTGAAGGGTTGGATCTCAGGTGCATTTTCCATGCTGGCACATGCAGCCCACTTGCAGCGTGTGTATTTTAAGAACAACCATTGTCCTAGTTCTTCAGTTGTGGATGAGCCATACCTGCTTAGTGGGCTGCAAATGGATATTGACATGAAGATGAGCTAAGAATGAGCAGCAATCCAAATTTAATGGTTCAAACTTGCAAAtatcgaatggttaggatcattcaatcaacCATGATTTGGGCTATGGCCTAGTAGGTCAATGGtcccaatgatgatccaaatTTCCCATGAATGGTGGGGTCCGACACTTCATGGAACTTCCATGAAGTACTCATTCTTGGTAACATTTATCCTTGAATTTCAGAAAGACACATGAAGTAGGGAAGGGgtatttttaggatcaagcaaAAGGTCAGTGGCAGTTTCGAGATGTTAGAAGCATTTAGGGTTCGTAGAAATGAGATTACAAAATGGTGGAAAAAGTGACTAATAGGTTAATTTAGGTGGAAAAGTATCAGATTGGGTTGAAGAAAGGGCGTTCTGTACCAGTCCATGAGAACTGTATCAGAAAATCTTGGGAACCATGAAGTATAGGTGCCCTGCTTGTTAACTGATCTGCTGTAAGCCATTCTACCAGCTAATACATTCCTGAATACCATTATGTTTTTCTATATATGCTCATAAGCTAAAATTTTCTATTGTCTTTCATCTAACAATCATGCACCTTTTGGTCAGGTACGAGGGACAGCGTGCCATTTAACCATGATCGGGCTACGTTGCGTCCAAGGGAATTAAAGATGCTCAACAGACGGTATGTTGTAAAGCTTCTCCTGGTAAAAGATGGTGATATGATTgcgtgtagtgtgtgtgagtggcccagggttcaatccctggcagtgttgcctttcaaaaaagaaaagaagaagaagaagaagaagaagaagaagtagaagtaGAGTTGGTGATGTGATTGTGTGCCAAGCATTCACTGAGAGTATCTCCCACCACCTACAAATGGTAGGTGGGAATCTTGACATGTATTCTAAAACTGACTTATGACAGTTCAGATTTTGAAAATGCTGCTAGATTCCTGCCTTATCTTTAAATGTTGAGAGATAGTAGGCTTACTACTCTCAGTGAAATAATGCGCATATTTTAATAGGATTTTCGCTGACTCTGTACTGAACCAACTGCTGCATTGGCTTTTCTGATGTCAGCTGTGAAATCTGCAAACAAGGAGTCAAAAGAAATGGTTAAAACTGTGAAAATTCAGGACATAGATGCATGATCCCGCCTTACTCTTTTCTCGGTTTCCATGCTTGTTAGTTTTAAAGCCTTGTAACAAGGACAAGTCACTTCAAATTGTGCATTTCAATGCTGTTTGTATCTGCGTGAATGATGTTCTTGGATATGGCTAATTTTAAAGATCTATTTGCTAATTACACAATATACTATTAAAAAGTACtagtatattttaaaattttacaatatactattaaaatgtaataatttattttattatttaaaatatttgtgTGTCCTTTGTCAGTTATGACTTTTAGAAGGACCATCTCTGGCACATGGATTGACACATCAATGTCCAAGTTACATAGTTCTTATGCTGCTTTTGGCTTAAGGCCATTTCAGGAGCAGACATCCTAATTTGTAATTTTGTAATTTCTACTCTTAGAAGTATTtcgcaataataataataataataataataataataataataataataataataataataaataaaaacagtgTACTTGGGCTCTTTTTTGTTGTATTGGAAAGAAAGAGGCCTTCCATATCACATGAGCATTGTTTCATGATTTTCGGAAATTCTATTGAGAGTGGAATTCCCAGAATAATGAATTATTTTTCTCCTGGCCTGGGCCAAATGCAATTTAGGGTCTCTTTCACAGTTAAGATTCTAAAACGATCAAGTCCTTTTTCCTTTTGGTCTCAACCTATTGAAAAATGGGCATATGGTGTTTTAATCACGATGTTTTAAAAAGAATCACTTTGATGGATTGGATATGTCGAATATGCAAGATGAGATGATGAATCTGATGGATGTGAGCAACAAAATCCAAGAGTCGTTCAGAAGAATCTTGTGTACTTAATGACATTAACGAGGGAGGACTTTGGGTGGTACTTTTGAGATACAGTAATTTAGGATAGTACTCTCTTCGGCCAGCTTGTATTGTGTggaattttctttttcattcctGGTGTTTGTGATCAAATGCCTATGAAATCTGCaatgctgatttctctttcttttgttcCGGTTCTCCTCTTTTAACACCACAAAGAGCTTGATGCTTTGGAAGCGGACATTGGAACAGAGACGGAGTCTGAGGGTGTGCCGGCGTATCTTCAACCTGGTAAGGAACCAGATTTGGATGCTGAATTCAATTTGTCTTGGGTACCATCAGGGCATGCAGTGGGGCCCAACAGACAGAATGCCCAGGTAAATTCATTGTCAGTAATTTTATCTACATCAGTGTTTTCATCAATTGATGCAGATTTTGCTGATGACTACCTCTAGTTGTAGAAAAGCAAGTATGGGAAGATACAATATATGAACCATGAGCAGAGGATATGCACAATATGGTTCAGTGATCTGGATAATTTGtttatgggtcccattgtggatggatcataccttaaaaattTCCTCAACAGGGCAACATCAATTCCTAACCATTTGATCTGTGGCCTCTCAGTAGGTGGTGATGGAGGGGGAAAAAAATACTGCAAAGGCCCACATCCAACTAAGAAAACCCCCAAGATTGTGCATCTGGCGGTGCCGACTAATTCAATTGCATTAATTACTCGGTGAAGTGGAAACAACCAAACTGTAGTTACAATTCAGAAGCTTGGGTGAACGTTTGCAATTCCACTTAGTTGCATATAGGAAGTTCCAAATGCATCCTTAGGGAATCAGTGTGCTGAATTGAATTGAGAGCAAACTGAACCAAGCCAATTACTTGGAAAAAGGTCGTGTTTATTGATTGGATGAGTGTTTATCAGTTGTGTATCTAAATGCAGTCTCAGAAGAATCAGTGTTCTGAACTAAATTGATAGTGAACTAAACTCAGAAATTTAGTTACAATTCTGTCGGTTATTGATTGTGTTTGCAATTCAAATCACTTGCATATCCAAAGttccaaacacagccttagagAATCAGTGCAATGAATTGAATCAACACTGAACTGAACTCAGCAAATTTCATAGTATGAGCAAATGGTTAAACAGAGATATCCACAGCCAAACAATAAATACAATGGCTGATCAATTCCTTAACATAAATATCACACATAAAACCTGTTTGattacttgtaataagcataacagtTAGACTGCAGATCTATTTTACATACATTGGCTTTCTAACTGAATACATGGATAAAGCAACAAACAGCTAGTAAAGTGATCATTCCTTCCCAAAAGCTATTTATGAAGCCTAGCAGCTGATGAACTCACAAGCGATGAGGAACATCTATGCTCAATTTGAAGAATCCCTTTTGAAGACAAAATTGCCCACCCTTGACAAACAAGAGACCTATTGACTCATTTTCAATTTGGAGCTTGCCCTTATGTCTAAGGATCCACTGCTTGACTAGGCCTGCACGACTCATGGGTGTATTATCTGGTATGTTAATCTTATAAGCCCTATGGTTGACAGGCAACTGTATAAATATCGCATCAATCGGACAATCCTATCTTTCTCAGTAACAGCCTTCAAGCAAACAGGTGATGAAAACATTCAGCCAATAGACTACACTCAGTACAGAAAATCAGACAGGTAGGATTCTCCTATCCGCATGTTTTTTGTACAATCACCCACATGCGATAGATTTGAGCAGAGGTGGTCTTCATTATCTGACTATGCAGCTTAATTAGGCAGCTCAGATTCTCCCATCAGTGTCTTCTGTACAATCATCCACAACAGTAGGGGCAAGCTGATGGGTGCTGATATTGATTATTTGACCATgcagtcaagtgggccccatccatgaaTGAACACAGTCATAGGCCTTCAATTGCAGAGAAGACAACCTTTACTTTGACTTGTATCCTCCTTTTCCCTCAGAGACTTGAACATGGATGAGAGACACCAGGTCTAGATTCTCTAATCCAAGCTGTTGTATTGAATGGAAGTTTGGTCAGATCCGTTCATAGAACAGTATTTGTTGGAAGTATCAAAATTGTATCCCGTTAGTCAGTGGGGAATTGGAGTTTGAGGTTCGACCTGTATTTGAAAATTCCACCAAGTTTGCAGCATCTCTGCAACATAGCAGTAACTTGGATTAAAATTTTTTTCTCTAAAACTAGTTATTATCCACATGCATTAAGAAAACCATGCCCATACCATTGAGCCATCAGAAAGTCGATATCAGTTGATATCTTCACATAAGCTTCCGAATGTTGCCCTGATTAGGTAACTGTAGACAATGATGCCCCTGTAGACATCACCAAACATTTGCAGAAATATTTCCACTAATATTACTGTTTGAGGTACTATAAAATCCAAACCCATAGATCCTATAGCCTCAATGGGAAGGAATGATACATAGCTTTGTGTACAGAGATTGTTCTCCATTTTGTATAAATAATCTAAAAGATGGACATGCAAAGGCTCACAAATAtattatcaccatcatcatcttagcctttctcccagTAAGTTGGGGTTGGCTTTAAATTGTTGATTGACAAAGAAGGGTCCATGATCAGCTCCCCAAAAGGCATCCGCCACACTTTTCTAAGCACTTTGCTTTTGAAaagatgatattatttttataggCAAATCTGGAAACTAAAATTTTTGCATAAAAAGTTGGGTTGCAGCATACAACTGATTGTAGGTGATCTGTCCTCTTCAAATTTAGTTGATTTTTATGACGTAAAAATGCCTGTAAGTTAGAGTACAACTATCAAACCATGTGTTCAATAGTAttccatctatttttaatttttaatacaaCATATTGGTCTAGGTCCATTATAATTTATCTCAGCTAAGTAATCTCTCTCAGTTCCTTGGATGCCTTAGCTGTTAGAGATAATATGGAAAACGCTTCTGCTTATAATGTCAGCTATGGCATATAGATCTTGAAAATAAAGAAGTTAGAATCACCTAGTGTTCTCGATGTGAATCAAGAGATTTCATTAGAGATTCTTCCATTACTCTGATTTGGAGTGCATTATTGACATTTCTTTGTACGGTCCAACAActgacaaaataaataaacaaaaaagaaaaagaaaaaaacgctGTGAATTTCTATTATTCTATTCTCATGCCAAGTCGATAAGGGATGGTAAAAACACTTCATGGTCGCACAAATATTTAAGCtacatgtgtgtgtatgcatgcaataCAAACATAGAGTGCAATGGCTTTTAACTCTTAAAAGCTCCAGGTATAGATAACAACAGCACGTCAATCTATACTTCACATCAGTGAGCATTTCTTGCAGCAGCTGTAACCGATTTTGCCTACAAAGGAAAGTATGAAATCCCAAATAATTGTTCTCGTAAGTAATCACTATTtcctaaaagaatgaaaaaggaaGACAATGAATTCAATTTAATCAGGTCACAATACATAAGACCAATTGACAATTCCAGAGGACaagtatttttttttacatacgcactcacacccccacacacacctacacactcacaccacacactagaatttcaccacaatgggtactcaaacccatgacctcatgttgagactcttgtgagtctaccactgagacaTGAGCAAGGACCCTCAGAGGACACGTATGATGGGCTGTTTTCTTTTCAATAATTCATCCTAAATGGAACTGAAAAACAATTCTAAAGAGAACTTTGGAAAAATTCCAAGACACCCTTAGATGATTTGTACCTCGAAAATTGATAGTTTCACTCATGTGGGTCACAATTTATAAAGTAAATTGGCTATTCAAACAACTTTTTCTACTCATCCGGTCATCTTGTATGTTTGTGGCTTGATTTTAGAACAGGAGATCTAAGAGTGGAACAAGTGCCTGCATGTGGATGGCAGGGTTTCTGAGTGAAATTACCAAACCTCATTATTTTCCTTTGCAAGAAAGTCAACAATACAAATAAGAGAACTACTGGGAATCTACACATGGGATTTCTAAGAAGCAAAAGAACAACCTCAATTCATTCAAGATAGGGCTCGGCTTCAAAGCGGGAATGCACTTCCTAGAGGCCTAATAGATAGCATTATAGAGTCTCCGTCTGCTATCAATTCACGAAAATCTCCTCATCAATTGTAATAGCCGCTCTGTTCGAGGATCCCTTCCCCGATAGCTTGTAAAGACAAATTTGATGTTGTGTCTGCCATCCTTAAGCATGCCTCTAATCCCGAACTTCTGTCAGTATTAAGAAACGACCATATAACAATCTAATAAATCATCCCGAGAACCGATCACCTACAGGCAAGGTACGACAACTTATGGTACCGTATCCGGCCAGCGGAGTACATACTGCTTGTGTATAACAGCAGTACTATAAAAATGGTGGGcatcaccatgaagatcacctggcacaaaaatcaggctagtccgctcattaggtgggccataccattggaatcaatggacagtcgatagaggtcttggtatcgattccctagtgggggtggctaatagtgaagtgtgaactgacagtgggggtgtactaacaagctaaccaaaaaaaaaaaaaaaccgtacaGGTTTGACCAACCTATTGAtatgatcagcctaattttttagaaatggggcatatattttttcatagtactgatttcctacacaagtggcatgttggcaggaaaACTGTTATGGTACAAGAAGTTGTGATACTGCGGCTGTGATGATCAAAACCAAAGTTTCTTACAAGAGAATGTGACAAGCACTGGAATATGTCTAAGAAATATAtcaggcaaaaaaaaaataaaaatttgtgtTCTAAATAAAGTAAAGAGAATAGAGAAGTTGAGTATTAATCTATTGACAGTATAGTACTAGATGAGATATATTAGCAAGGATCGCCAAATTAGCTTGCCTGTTCACTCCAtgatatgatgatccaaaccgtacatctaGAAGGTCCTATaacatatggcccacatgagagaAATCTCATTGATATGACATCTTCCAGGTCCCATAACATATGTACCATTGTTTCAAGTCGCTTTTATACAAGTAAGATTTTCTGTGTGGATCATCTTCTGAGTGAACTTCTAGATGAACGTCTAAATCATCACATAGTGAGACGGAAGGAGAGAGTGCCCCCTTAGCAAACCTCAAATTATGTAAACATGACGTTCCACAGTGATATGAACTTCCAAAACTCGGTGTAGTCGGCAAAACCTCACCGGTGGATGAAAAGACCATATGCTGGATAACCTGCAGCCGTAGGATGTAACTATGGGTCCAGCCCCTGGTCCAGGCTAGCTGCAACAACCTTGACTAGGGGTGGGAGGTCACCCAAACTTCAGCTGATTTCTCTAATTGAGACCCAATAGTGCCATAAACGGGTCAGACCAGCCTGTCTGGGCTTTTGGGCCTGGTCCAACCATATACAGGCTTGGTCTTGATTATCATTGCTGTGGATGGACTTGGACCTGAAAGTTCGACCAGCAACTAACCAGGCCAGGTTTGGCCCTAGAGGCCCATCAACCCCTTTGGGGTGTATTATTAATTGGACTCCGCTCGGTTCTTGGCGCAGGCGCTGGCATGACGATTCTGACAGTGAGAATAATAAAGATAATAAACATCAGTGAAAAATGAAAATCGTCTGGCACTTGGGATTGGTTGAATCATATTGAATTGCAATTCAACACAATACAATTGGTTGGGGTCCTTACTAATTTCAACACCAGGTTATCGGTTAGAcaagagagcaaaaaaaaaaaaaacagagagagaaaaaaaaaaaaaggaaaaaaaaagaaaacttgtTGCTGTAAAAAAGAAATCTCAACTTGTGAATCTAGTGgttattgtgtttttttttttttttttttaaataaccttcaaaaataaaaatttattttagtaagtaaataaatatattgataATTAAAACTTTTTATAAACAGAATGTGTAGTCAGATGATAAGAGAAGGGGTATTTACTTATGCAACCAGGGCTCAAATCTCCTCAAGGACGGTGAGATTGGGATCATCTTTAGAATGCTTATGAAATCAGGATACGCACTAGGCTAGAAATGTACGAACTTTTAGATCTCCAGTTACATATGAATAGTTATATAAGGTTTGATACTCTATACATTAAAGTAAATGTTCAAATTCAAAAAATACATTTACTTATGCATCTATTTATATTGATATGACATTCGTTCTAAAATctggttttattttaaaaattgtgggggattgttgtgtttttcaaaataaaaaaaataaatttctaaaataaaagtttattttaataagtaaataaatatattgataATTAAAACTTTTAATAAACAGAGTGTGTAGTCAGATGGTAAGGGAAAAGGATTTTGCTTCTGCAACCAGAGTTCTAATCTCCTCAAGGATTCTTACTGTCCACGCTCACGCACGCAGCTTGGACGCTTTATCAGGCACACTTAGCACTTCACACGTGCACATCGTCACAtggagccttagtctttttggcaatGGTTCAAATATTTTTGAGCCACGGTGCAACTAGAATTGAACTAAGGTCTACCA is a genomic window of Magnolia sinica isolate HGM2019 chromosome 15, MsV1, whole genome shotgun sequence containing:
- the LOC131227673 gene encoding uncharacterized protein LOC131227673 isoform X2; this encodes MANDRAISAFHFSIFCFHGHLIKGLCHLGISNPTGFQIGGTRDSVPFNHDRATLRPRELKMLNRRYVVKLLLSLMLWKRTLEQRRSLRVCRRIFNLILLMTTSSCRKASMGRYNI
- the LOC131227673 gene encoding uncharacterized protein LOC131227673 isoform X1; translated protein: MANDRAISAFHFSIFCFHGHLIKGLCHLGISNPTGFQIGGTRDSVPFNHDRATLRPRELKMLNRRYVVKLLLSLMLWKRTLEQRRSLRVCRRIFNLVRNQIWMLNSICLGYHQGMQWGPTDRMPR